The Sorangiineae bacterium MSr11367 genome window below encodes:
- a CDS encoding SDR family oxidoreductase: MDKLKGKIAVVTGGNSGVGLATAQRFAADGAHVFVLVRRQSELDNVVRKVGHNVPGSVTGIEGDVANVADLDRLYEAVRERGRIDILFANAALGEFAPVSGVSEAHFDKAMGLNVKGLVFTVEKALPLFRDGGSIILNASPGAGDGVPALSMYGAVKSALRSFARCWTADLSHRQIRVNVVSPRPTEAYGLQGIGQMDVLAEQASLMAGLPPGKAGISMGIANVAAVLASDESSFITGLEVFVDGGPSLN; the protein is encoded by the coding sequence ATGGACAAGCTAAAGGGAAAGATCGCGGTCGTCACAGGGGGCAACAGTGGCGTGGGCTTGGCCACCGCCCAACGGTTCGCCGCGGACGGAGCGCACGTCTTCGTGCTCGTTCGCCGTCAGAGCGAACTTGACAACGTTGTCAGAAAGGTCGGCCACAACGTGCCAGGCAGCGTGACGGGCATCGAGGGGGACGTGGCCAACGTGGCGGACCTCGATCGGCTCTACGAAGCCGTTCGGGAGAGGGGCCGCATCGATATTCTCTTTGCCAACGCCGCGCTTGGAGAATTCGCGCCAGTGTCTGGCGTGTCCGAGGCGCACTTCGACAAGGCCATGGGCCTCAACGTCAAAGGCCTGGTCTTTACCGTCGAGAAAGCGCTTCCCCTGTTTCGCGATGGGGGCTCCATCATCCTCAACGCGTCGCCCGGCGCCGGCGATGGCGTACCCGCCCTCAGCATGTACGGCGCCGTCAAGTCGGCGTTGCGCTCGTTTGCCCGCTGTTGGACCGCGGATCTGAGCCACCGGCAGATACGCGTGAACGTCGTGAGCCCGCGCCCCACGGAGGCCTACGGCCTTCAAGGCATCGGCCAAATGGACGTGCTGGCCGAGCAGGCGAGCCTCATGGCCGGACTGCCTCCGGGCAAGGCCGGCATTTCGATGGGCATCGCCAACGTGGCCGCCGTATTGGCCTCGGACGAGAGCAGCTTCATCACGGGCCTCGAGGTGTTCGTCGACGGCGGGCCATCGCTCAATTAG
- a CDS encoding TetR/AcrR family transcriptional regulator, translating into MRLSKEQAARNRQSIIDAAARLFRERGIDGVGVADLMKAAGFTHGGFYNHFPSKEALAAEACTAAFEGVIGEITARMEAGPAGSAFWQYLEEYLSPEHRDDPNGGCPTASLAVDAWRQGEQVQGAYADGIEGVLGIFAAQLSKSSSGKKRDAAAARERAVRLLSEIVGAVVLARAVVGANPALSDEILQSCREKLGT; encoded by the coding sequence ATGCGACTTTCGAAGGAACAGGCTGCCCGTAACCGGCAAAGCATCATCGATGCAGCAGCGCGTCTGTTTCGCGAGCGCGGAATCGACGGTGTGGGCGTTGCCGATCTCATGAAAGCGGCCGGCTTTACGCACGGCGGGTTCTACAATCATTTCCCCTCGAAGGAGGCGCTGGCGGCGGAAGCTTGCACGGCCGCATTCGAAGGGGTCATCGGCGAGATCACCGCCAGGATGGAGGCGGGGCCGGCCGGTTCCGCGTTCTGGCAATACCTCGAGGAGTACCTCTCGCCCGAGCACCGTGACGATCCCAACGGCGGATGCCCCACGGCCTCCCTCGCGGTCGACGCATGGCGGCAAGGCGAACAGGTGCAAGGCGCCTACGCCGACGGCATCGAGGGTGTGCTCGGCATCTTCGCCGCCCAGCTCTCCAAGTCGTCCTCGGGCAAAAAGCGCGACGCCGCCGCCGCCCGCGAACGCGCCGTGCGGCTCCTCAGCGAAATCGTCGGCGCCGTGGTTCTCGCCCGCGCGGTGGTCGGTGCCAACCCGGCGCTCTCGGACGAAATCCTTCAATCGTGCCGCGAAAAGCTCGGCACCTAA
- a CDS encoding GNAT family N-acetyltransferase — translation MELDLFFVDTPFAGAGIGKKLFLHMKSTARGYDAPGVLIVSNPAAEDFYLAMGAERTGLVPPHGKITWARPRLWLALGQENFTGRREGGKV, via the coding sequence TTGGAGCTCGATCTCTTCTTCGTCGATACGCCCTTCGCGGGTGCTGGAATCGGCAAGAAGCTATTTCTACATATGAAGAGCACGGCGCGCGGGTACGACGCCCCCGGGGTGCTCATCGTCTCGAACCCTGCCGCCGAAGACTTCTACCTGGCCATGGGCGCCGAGCGCACGGGCCTGGTGCCACCCCATGGCAAGATCACATGGGCCCGCCCCCGACTCTGGCTCGCGCTCGGCCAAGAGAATTTCACAGGAAGACGGGAAGGCGGGAAGGTTTAG